In the Advenella kashmirensis WT001 genome, one interval contains:
- a CDS encoding alpha/beta hydrolase, whose amino-acid sequence MVFSLNTNYNSTLRGYEGTVIENNRTMPFLFCPSSNPERTRCLVILHGHGANQNFANFRADDWSIIIPLDRHGTDGLGSWWFGEYKDPFTYRMLQLIIQNLKSIYKLPAIYIWGSSMGGYGAILHGLACKAHAVYAHIPQTKLAGTHYTDGRNKRFFSPLVSKRKWAFSTNSVFTEPHVDLCKYLAKFRPHKSPVFFLTQNTFDYPFYVREHLLPFVARCDELGFAYSVTMPLIKGHKLFLNIAQAVAQNFDKEHKKIRQWRIQGSIDT is encoded by the coding sequence GTGGTTTTCTCTTTAAATACCAATTACAACTCTACGCTCAGAGGTTACGAAGGCACAGTCATTGAAAATAATCGGACAATGCCTTTCCTGTTTTGCCCGTCTAGCAATCCCGAACGAACGAGATGTTTAGTAATTCTGCACGGACATGGAGCAAACCAAAACTTTGCAAATTTCAGAGCAGATGATTGGTCGATCATTATTCCATTGGACCGACATGGCACCGACGGATTGGGGTCGTGGTGGTTTGGTGAATACAAAGATCCATTCACATATCGCATGCTGCAACTTATAATCCAAAACTTAAAGAGTATTTATAAGTTACCAGCCATCTATATTTGGGGCTCGTCAATGGGCGGCTACGGTGCCATTTTACACGGCCTAGCCTGCAAAGCACACGCCGTATATGCACATATTCCTCAAACAAAGCTTGCGGGAACACATTACACTGATGGCCGGAACAAGAGATTTTTTTCTCCATTGGTGAGTAAGCGGAAATGGGCCTTCAGCACTAACTCAGTATTCACAGAACCGCACGTAGACTTATGCAAATATCTGGCAAAATTCAGACCACATAAATCCCCAGTATTTTTTCTCACACAAAATACCTTTGACTATCCTTTCTATGTCAGAGAGCACTTACTTCCGTTTGTCGCACGATGCGATGAATTAGGATTCGCATATTCAGTAACAATGCCTTTGATCAAAGGCCATAAATTATTTTTAAATATAGCTCAGGCCGTCGCACAGAATTTCGACAAGGAACATAAGAAAATTAGGCAATGGAGAATTCAGGGATCAATTGATACTTAA
- a CDS encoding coiled-coil domain-containing protein, translating into MSMSDITTNINNKDLAIIKLENELNRTIQIHKFEENLWIEKADSLNSIISEQRKVISLLESVLKSNQQLMDSMQANFLSKDEEITSLAREIESEFENTAKQIGFLKENINKLESMLAEKQHELEESLRFRASLEEDLRSLRVAYNAYEQETRDLIKQRDELQLKNERVVSDYQLAEQRLNAYRATATKLQEQYDSAKLTIGQEKKNSTLLIKSLEQEIDNLRLTLKRKDSDYEHEKSLFAKNSASKLISEKAALFDELRVAKEELHLIQVEKTELISQFSSQKNSLSNLNAELHDERARRLQQQVEFNSLEEKFSKLQTNIAGLLAREKKYKTVIAELEQKVTREKRACLWNDFI; encoded by the coding sequence AAACATTAATAATAAAGATCTAGCTATCATTAAGTTGGAAAATGAATTAAATAGGACCATCCAAATTCATAAGTTTGAGGAAAATTTGTGGATTGAGAAAGCTGATTCGTTGAATTCCATTATCTCGGAGCAGAGAAAAGTTATTTCTCTACTTGAGTCTGTTTTGAAAAGCAATCAACAACTCATGGACTCAATGCAAGCAAATTTCCTCTCGAAAGACGAAGAAATAACTTCACTAGCGCGGGAGATAGAGTCTGAATTCGAAAATACTGCTAAGCAAATAGGGTTTCTAAAAGAAAATATCAATAAGCTTGAAAGTATGTTAGCTGAGAAGCAGCATGAACTTGAGGAAAGTCTTCGTTTTAGAGCTTCACTGGAGGAAGACCTTCGCTCTCTGCGGGTTGCGTACAATGCATACGAACAGGAAACCCGAGATTTAATAAAGCAGCGTGACGAGTTGCAGCTTAAAAATGAGCGTGTCGTGTCTGATTATCAGCTCGCGGAGCAGCGTCTCAATGCATACCGAGCTACCGCGACTAAATTGCAGGAACAATATGATTCTGCGAAATTGACGATTGGTCAGGAAAAGAAAAATAGCACTCTACTTATTAAATCGCTTGAGCAAGAGATTGATAACCTGCGACTAACGCTGAAGCGCAAAGATTCTGATTACGAACATGAGAAATCGTTGTTTGCGAAAAATTCTGCTTCCAAGTTAATTAGTGAAAAAGCAGCACTGTTTGATGAGCTTAGAGTTGCGAAAGAAGAGTTGCATTTAATCCAAGTAGAGAAAACTGAATTGATTAGTCAATTTAGTAGTCAAAAAAATTCTTTATCGAATCTAAATGCAGAGTTGCATGATGAACGAGCGCGTAGACTACAGCAACAAGTGGAGTTCAATAGTTTGGAGGAAAAATTCTCAAAGCTTCAAACAAATATTGCTGGGCTGCTGGCTAGGGAAAAAAAGTATAAGACAGTTATCGCTGAGCTTGAGCAAAAAGTAACACGCGAAAAAAGAGCGTGTTTATGGAATGATTTCATATAG
- a CDS encoding glycosyltransferase codes for MQATKSFRGFINLPGALVRIYRDAKIRREKKSLLADSRDMNKSASVTKALSPQLLLRETGDLLDTQQAPVKLKIAAVMDEFTYHSYAPEAEILQLNPDNWEIQLEEFKPDLLFIESAWQGLDGLWKTKISNAKEEIQGAIAWCKKNEIATMFWNKEDPVHFGTFIPLASMVDFVFTTDIDCIPKYKKKLGHSRVYLLPFAAQPKTHNPIEIYERKDAFNFAGSYYLRYPERQRDFASLIDTVERFRDVEIFDRNFDNPHPHYTFPEKYKRFILGKLPFSEIDKAYKGYRYGINMNTIKQSQTMFARRVFELLASNTVVVSNFSRGVRLLFGDLVVSSDSSAQLRSQLEAFCNDELSFKKFRLLGLRKVFSEHTYSHRLAYIVAKLSDKTYSVTRPKIFVVAKVNSVEDYNAARKCFNEQCYDNKQLLILSSIGTLTRFEGENYHFFENKNEFVSFLNEMEFAAFVAVFDSKDYYGEQYLSDLALAVKYTHVNIIGKGAHYSFHGDQIVLEGDGQQYKPATTLCARASIVRRSALTNTLVNDIYDDPSNLVYANGDMVATDEFHYCKNGAAADVKKLLFWVGDLSVEDKGVSYSNQLISIAEGLQPMDEMEFGSTAPQKELGLTAQQLFEFIPKPASSTIQFSLAKDKFKIVSKLPENKHAYVYTNRNFRRDELNLVLNSEFKLHCSGSLSVSTVFEFQDENEKKIAHSINKAGDTHALAIPENCVYVRFGLKIQASGQISLEKLVCGSKGERPFAVIGKSNRLIVSKQYPDYHDLYKYGFLHSRVRAYKNNAAFSDMYRLTNDDVNCYREFEGIDVASGDHNLLKSTLSTGQFKTVMVHILDEKMWEALRPYLDAAKIIVWIHGSEIQHWKHRAFEFKNMAPNEIKRQKKLSDNRTKFWRDIFSLKHPNLHFVFVSQWLADTTQDDLGIQIPNQFYSVISNFIDPSIFTYSAKNPESRLQLLSIRPYAKLVYANDLTVAAILELSKRPFFEQLKFTLVGDGELFDNTVKPLREFTNVQLIKRFLTHREIAGFHSQNGIFLVPTRMDTQGVSRDEAMSSGLVPITTNVAAIPEFVDDTNCLIVPPEDPIKIADAVEDLYRNPDKFLSLSATASSHVNNRSNFENTIGKEICLFVS; via the coding sequence TTGCAAGCAACAAAATCATTCAGAGGCTTCATCAATTTGCCAGGGGCTCTCGTTCGGATATACCGTGATGCCAAAATTCGAAGAGAAAAAAAATCTCTGTTGGCGGATAGCCGCGATATGAATAAATCGGCTAGTGTCACGAAAGCACTTAGCCCGCAACTTCTCCTGCGCGAAACTGGTGATCTGCTCGATACGCAACAGGCGCCCGTAAAGCTAAAAATTGCTGCTGTGATGGACGAATTTACGTACCATTCTTATGCACCCGAAGCTGAAATTTTGCAACTCAATCCCGATAATTGGGAAATTCAACTTGAGGAATTTAAGCCGGACCTGCTGTTCATCGAATCTGCATGGCAAGGACTCGACGGACTTTGGAAAACAAAAATTAGCAATGCAAAAGAGGAAATTCAGGGGGCTATTGCGTGGTGTAAGAAGAATGAAATTGCAACTATGTTTTGGAATAAAGAAGATCCCGTGCATTTCGGGACATTTATTCCATTGGCTAGCATGGTGGATTTTGTATTTACCACTGATATTGATTGTATTCCTAAGTACAAGAAAAAGCTTGGACATAGTCGCGTGTATCTTCTGCCATTCGCAGCACAACCGAAGACCCATAATCCGATTGAAATATACGAGCGGAAGGACGCCTTCAATTTTGCAGGGTCGTATTATTTACGTTATCCGGAACGCCAGCGTGATTTTGCATCACTCATTGATACCGTGGAGAGATTTAGAGATGTGGAGATATTCGACCGAAATTTTGATAACCCTCATCCCCATTACACGTTTCCCGAGAAATACAAACGTTTTATCCTAGGAAAATTGCCATTTTCTGAAATTGATAAAGCTTATAAAGGATACCGCTACGGTATCAATATGAACACCATTAAACAATCACAGACTATGTTCGCTAGGCGAGTATTTGAACTGTTGGCATCCAATACCGTAGTGGTATCTAATTTTTCGCGGGGTGTCCGATTGCTATTTGGTGATTTAGTCGTTTCTTCTGATAGTTCAGCACAGTTGCGTTCGCAACTGGAGGCGTTTTGCAATGACGAACTTAGTTTTAAAAAATTCAGACTGCTTGGGTTAAGGAAGGTATTTTCGGAGCATACATATTCTCATCGTTTAGCCTATATTGTCGCAAAGTTATCGGATAAAACCTATTCCGTGACCAGACCGAAAATATTCGTCGTTGCCAAAGTGAATTCTGTTGAAGACTACAATGCAGCTCGAAAATGTTTTAATGAACAATGCTACGACAATAAACAACTATTGATACTTTCTTCGATCGGTACATTAACTCGGTTTGAAGGAGAGAATTATCATTTTTTTGAAAATAAAAATGAATTTGTTTCATTTTTGAATGAGATGGAGTTTGCTGCATTTGTTGCTGTTTTTGATTCGAAGGATTACTACGGCGAGCAGTACTTGTCAGATTTGGCATTGGCTGTCAAATATACACATGTAAACATAATCGGCAAGGGTGCTCACTACTCGTTCCATGGCGACCAAATCGTATTGGAAGGCGACGGGCAACAATATAAACCAGCTACGACACTATGTGCTCGAGCTTCTATCGTTCGGCGAAGTGCATTAACAAATACGCTTGTAAATGATATATATGATGATCCAAGTAATCTAGTCTATGCCAATGGAGACATGGTGGCAACTGACGAATTTCATTATTGTAAAAATGGTGCAGCTGCTGATGTAAAAAAATTGCTTTTTTGGGTAGGTGATTTATCAGTGGAGGATAAAGGTGTATCTTACTCAAATCAGTTGATTTCGATTGCTGAGGGGTTACAGCCTATGGACGAGATGGAGTTTGGCAGTACGGCGCCTCAAAAAGAATTAGGCCTAACTGCTCAACAGCTTTTTGAGTTCATACCAAAACCGGCCTCTAGTACAATTCAATTTTCGCTTGCCAAAGATAAATTTAAAATTGTATCCAAATTACCCGAGAATAAGCACGCGTATGTCTACACCAATAGGAACTTTAGAAGAGATGAGTTAAATTTGGTTCTCAATAGCGAATTCAAATTGCATTGTTCTGGGAGCTTGTCAGTTTCTACGGTGTTTGAATTCCAAGATGAAAACGAGAAAAAAATTGCTCATTCCATAAATAAAGCTGGTGATACTCATGCCCTCGCGATCCCAGAGAACTGCGTGTACGTTCGATTTGGTTTGAAAATTCAGGCAAGCGGTCAAATTTCGCTCGAAAAACTGGTTTGTGGCTCAAAAGGTGAGCGTCCATTTGCTGTGATAGGAAAAAGTAATCGACTAATTGTGAGCAAACAGTATCCCGATTATCATGATCTTTATAAATATGGTTTTCTTCATTCTAGGGTTCGTGCGTATAAGAATAACGCGGCGTTTTCCGATATGTATCGACTAACAAATGACGATGTCAATTGTTATCGTGAGTTCGAGGGTATTGATGTTGCGTCCGGAGACCACAACTTATTGAAATCAACCCTGTCTACGGGCCAATTCAAGACAGTAATGGTGCATATTTTAGACGAGAAAATGTGGGAAGCATTAAGACCGTATCTGGATGCTGCAAAGATAATCGTGTGGATTCATGGGTCGGAAATCCAGCATTGGAAACATCGAGCTTTTGAATTTAAGAATATGGCGCCTAACGAGATTAAGCGGCAGAAAAAACTCTCTGATAACCGTACTAAGTTTTGGAGAGATATTTTTTCTCTTAAGCATCCTAACTTGCACTTCGTATTTGTATCGCAATGGTTGGCGGACACTACTCAGGACGATTTAGGCATTCAGATACCTAATCAGTTTTACTCAGTGATAAGTAATTTTATTGATCCTAGTATTTTCACTTATTCGGCTAAGAATCCAGAAAGTCGTCTTCAGCTATTGTCCATCCGACCTTACGCAAAGCTAGTCTATGCAAATGATTTAACCGTCGCTGCTATCTTAGAATTATCTAAGCGGCCGTTTTTTGAACAATTGAAATTCACCCTTGTAGGTGATGGCGAACTTTTTGACAATACAGTCAAGCCATTGCGGGAGTTTACAAACGTGCAGTTGATAAAGAGGTTTCTGACGCATAGAGAAATTGCCGGTTTTCATAGCCAAAACGGAATTTTTCTGGTTCCAACGCGAATGGATACTCAGGGAGTGTCAAGGGATGAAGCAATGTCATCTGGTCTCGTCCCTATTACAACAAATGTTGCTGCTATCCCGGAATTTGTAGACGACACGAATTGCCTGATTGTTCCTCCGGAAGACCCTATTAAAATAGCGGACGCCGTAGAAGATCTTTACCGCAATCCAGATAAGTTCCTTTCGCTGTCTGCTACTGCAAGCTCACACGTAAATAATCGTAGCAACTTTGAAAACACTATAGGCAAGGAAATTTGTTTATTCGTCTCCTAA
- a CDS encoding LbetaH domain-containing protein translates to MDRLSKHWSEVFGDKGEAIPSIYYLWKMAQPYVKNQEIITSKKYENLIYLLHNSVVYPECKLGLNVKFAYGGIGVVVHKDAIIGDNVAIGQNVTIGGSPGKVRVDANGTRFFAPSIEEGVYIAAGARVLGGLVVGKYSVIGANAVVTTDVAPFSIYAGQPATKVGQITPDNCLKYKSFWTHLKDLNSKQLRDLFSKMIRESDNGTRV, encoded by the coding sequence ATGGATAGATTGAGCAAACACTGGTCTGAGGTATTTGGCGACAAGGGAGAGGCAATCCCGTCGATATATTACTTATGGAAAATGGCGCAACCATATGTAAAAAACCAAGAAATTATCACTTCAAAAAAATACGAGAATTTAATTTATTTGCTTCACAATTCGGTTGTTTACCCCGAATGTAAGCTAGGTCTAAATGTTAAATTCGCTTATGGCGGTATCGGCGTTGTCGTGCACAAAGACGCAATTATAGGGGATAACGTTGCCATAGGGCAAAACGTGACAATCGGCGGTTCCCCAGGAAAAGTTCGGGTTGATGCGAATGGTACAAGATTTTTCGCACCATCGATAGAAGAGGGAGTTTATATAGCTGCAGGAGCGCGGGTCTTGGGTGGGTTAGTGGTAGGCAAGTATTCGGTGATAGGAGCGAACGCTGTGGTTACGACGGATGTCGCTCCATTTTCTATCTACGCTGGTCAACCTGCAACAAAAGTTGGGCAGATTACTCCTGACAACTGTTTAAAATATAAATCTTTTTGGACTCATCTGAAAGATTTGAATTCAAAACAGCTGCGTGACTTGTTTTCTAAAATGATACGGGAATCGGATAATGGGACTAGAGTATAA